CTGAACGGATCCAAGGACCTGACCGTCAACCAGATCCGGATCCTTTCCAACGAACTGGGAATCCCCCTGGCAGCGCTGGTCGGGGGCACGGCCGAAGAGTCGTCTGTGAACTGGCAGGCCTTCCCCCTCGTTGAAATGGCCAGGAGAGGCCTGTTCGGGGAGAAATACCTACGAGCCACGTATAAAACCTTGGCGAGCAATGCGCGTGAGCTTGTGGCCGGGCTTATCGGAGATGCCCGGCTGGACTTTGCTTCGACCAGGTTGCGGCAGGGGATCAGGCCGGGCCCGGCAAGCGACCCGTATGCGATCAAGGCCTGGCTCGTGGAAGTCGCCAAACGGGCGCAGGACAATCTGCCGGCGCAGCCATACAAGGGCATCAGCCGATCCGAACTGTCCAGCCTTGCGCACCTGTCAAAAAAGCAGAACGGGATGCTTCTGGCCATCGGCTATCTCGCCGATCGTGGAATTCCCGTTGTCATCGTTCCCCAGTACAAAAAATCGAAGATCGACGGCGGCGTGGTGGTTATCGATGGCGGGCGACCGGCCATCGGTCTCAGTTTGCGCTACGACCGGAAAGATTATTTCTGGTTCACCCTTTTGCACGAAGTGGCGCACATCGTATGCGATCATGTGAAAGATTACCTGGCCGATGATCTTCTTGATCCGGAAGATCTGGAAAAGGTCGAACGCGAAGCAAACGAATTGGTGGAAGCCATGACGGTCCCGGCCGAAATATTCAATGCGATCATCCCGGACCCGGAAGCAGCAACCTTGGAGTCGGTCATCCGACTTGCGCAGGAGTGCGACGTCGACGTTTCTATCGTCGCGGGCCGTGTACAATATAAGGCAAACGAATACAGAAAATTCTCAAGGCTTGTCGGCCGGGGGCGCGTCCGCGCTTTTTTTGAAGCCGAACAGAGCCCGGCAGAGTGATGACCTGGCGGCCATTTGTGAGCACAGGGCAAACGAGGCCCAAACGGGGATCGCGGCAGGATTGCCGGATACCCGGCACCCCCGATTTTTCTGCTGCGCACTCTTTGCGGAAAACCACTGCAAGAAATCTCCGAGTCACTGTCAGTACGCACCTACCGCACCGTCAGCGCCACCCTGACCCGGGTCGAACGACGGGTGACCCAGGATGAAAAATCCAAAAACATATTGGAGAAG
This region of Desulfomicrobium macestii genomic DNA includes:
- a CDS encoding ImmA/IrrE family metallo-endopeptidase; this translates as MKPIRDHADYEKALARIEELISAPEGSPEVDELEVLAILVEKFEEGHYPIPEAPVSEVLKLFMEENILTPKDMAKYLGSASAVSKVLNGSKDLTVNQIRILSNELGIPLAALVGGTAEESSVNWQAFPLVEMARRGLFGEKYLRATYKTLASNARELVAGLIGDARLDFASTRLRQGIRPGPASDPYAIKAWLVEVAKRAQDNLPAQPYKGISRSELSSLAHLSKKQNGMLLAIGYLADRGIPVVIVPQYKKSKIDGGVVVIDGGRPAIGLSLRYDRKDYFWFTLLHEVAHIVCDHVKDYLADDLLDPEDLEKVEREANELVEAMTVPAEIFNAIIPDPEAATLESVIRLAQECDVDVSIVAGRVQYKANEYRKFSRLVGRGRVRAFFEAEQSPAE